The following proteins are encoded in a genomic region of Herminiimonas arsenicoxydans:
- a CDS encoding ABC-2 type transporter, permease (Evidence 2b : Function of strongly homologous gene; Product type t : transporter), which translates to MRSISIVNIYRLGIKELWSLVRDPTMLVLIVYTFTVAIYVAATAMPENLHNAVIAIVDEDDSPLSARIVSSFYPPHFKTPRLISLAEMDIGMDNGDYTFVLDIPANFQRDVLAGRAPAAQLNVDATRMSQAFTGSGYVQQIVAAEVNEFVQRHRGSTSLPVELNLRMRFNPNLEQSWFGSLMEIINSVTMLSIILTGAALIREREHGTIEHLLVMPVTPAEIMLAKIWAMALVVLLAASVSILFVVQLALRVPVQGSIALFMAVTALHLFATTSMGIFMATVARSMPQFGMLMVLVLLPLEMLSGGMTPRESMPWVVQQLMLVAPTTHFVSAAQAILFRGAGLDVVWPQVLAIIVIGALLFMASLRRFRKTISLMA; encoded by the coding sequence ATGCGCAGCATTTCCATCGTCAATATTTACCGCCTCGGCATCAAGGAGTTATGGAGCCTGGTGCGCGACCCGACGATGCTGGTATTGATCGTCTATACCTTTACCGTGGCGATCTATGTGGCGGCCACCGCGATGCCGGAAAACCTGCACAATGCAGTCATCGCCATCGTCGACGAGGATGATTCGCCGCTGTCGGCGCGCATCGTCAGCAGTTTCTACCCGCCGCACTTCAAGACGCCGCGGCTGATCAGCCTGGCCGAGATGGATATCGGCATGGATAACGGCGACTACACTTTCGTGCTCGACATCCCGGCCAATTTCCAGCGTGATGTACTGGCCGGACGCGCACCCGCCGCGCAGCTCAATGTCGATGCCACGCGCATGAGCCAGGCCTTTACCGGCAGCGGTTATGTCCAGCAGATAGTGGCCGCCGAGGTGAATGAATTCGTCCAGCGTCATCGCGGCAGCACCAGTCTGCCGGTCGAACTGAACCTGCGCATGCGCTTCAATCCCAATCTTGAACAATCCTGGTTCGGTTCGCTGATGGAAATCATCAACAGCGTGACCATGCTATCCATCATCCTGACCGGTGCAGCACTGATACGCGAGCGCGAGCACGGCACGATAGAACACTTGCTGGTGATGCCGGTCACGCCGGCCGAAATCATGCTGGCCAAGATCTGGGCGATGGCTCTGGTGGTCTTGCTGGCGGCGTCAGTATCCATCCTGTTCGTGGTGCAACTGGCCTTGCGGGTGCCGGTGCAGGGATCAATAGCCTTGTTCATGGCGGTAACGGCCTTGCATCTGTTTGCCACCACGTCCATGGGGATTTTCATGGCGACAGTGGCGCGTTCGATGCCGCAATTCGGCATGCTGATGGTGCTGGTGCTGCTGCCGCTGGAAATGCTCTCGGGCGGCATGACACCGCGCGAGAGCATGCCGTGGGTGGTCCAGCAGCTGATGCTGGTCGCGCCCACCACGCATTTCGTGTCGGCCGCCCAGGCTATCCTGTTTCGCGGTGCCGGCCTGGATGTGGTGTGGCCGCAGGTGCTGGCCATCATTGTCATAGGCGCGCTGCTGTTCATGGCATCGCTGCGACGTTTCCGCAAGACCATCAGCCTGATGGCTTGA
- a CDS encoding Putative methyl-accepting chemotaxis protein (Evidence 3 : Function proposed based on presence of conserved amino acid motif, structural feature or limited homology; Product type prc : putative receptor), translating to MKITNLKIGVRLGLAFAVVLLLMASMMVIGVWRLQEVAQATVRMEEAAEQERLSIQWHAGNSANAIRTTARIRSTNQEVQQQFQNEMTAQSVEITKLQNKLESLIHSEEGKKLMSAVGDKRTVYMDIRKEVFKLKADGSPAAEEEAKKIIASKMDPALETYSKTVQDVVDFQQVTFLEAKTEVDNLYASGRMFLLTLGAIALALSALLAWLLSRSITRPLEYAVEVARTVAGGDLRNRIEVNSSDETGQLLQALRDMNDGLVKSVSEVRTGIETIATASNQIAAGNLDLSSRTEEQASSLEETASSMEELTSTVKQNADNARQANQLAVSASGVAEKGGVVVSQVVDTMEDINSSAKKIVDIIGVIDGIAFQTNILALNAAVEAARAGEQGRGFAVVASEVRNLAQRSAAAAKEIKTLIGDSVDKVDIGSKLVAEAGVTMEEVVNSVKRVTDIMSEIMAASQEQSAGIEQVNQAIGQMDQVTQQNAALVEEAAAAAESLNEQAGKLAEAVSVFKLDGVAASTPATKTVRKIAAAASHHAPAKRAIAAPTPVSPKAATGGDEWEEF from the coding sequence ATGAAAATAACTAATTTGAAAATTGGCGTACGGCTGGGTTTGGCATTTGCTGTGGTTTTGCTATTGATGGCATCCATGATGGTGATTGGCGTCTGGCGCTTGCAGGAAGTTGCGCAAGCTACCGTGCGCATGGAAGAGGCGGCAGAGCAAGAGCGTTTGTCGATCCAATGGCATGCAGGAAATAGTGCCAATGCAATACGTACTACTGCGAGGATAAGGAGCACCAATCAGGAAGTGCAGCAGCAATTTCAGAACGAGATGACGGCGCAAAGTGTAGAAATCACCAAGCTGCAAAACAAGCTCGAGAGCCTGATTCACAGTGAGGAAGGCAAGAAATTGATGAGCGCGGTGGGCGACAAGCGCACGGTGTACATGGATATACGCAAGGAAGTCTTCAAGCTCAAGGCGGACGGCAGTCCGGCAGCAGAGGAAGAAGCGAAAAAAATCATTGCAAGCAAAATGGATCCGGCATTGGAGACCTATAGCAAGACGGTGCAGGATGTTGTGGATTTCCAGCAGGTTACTTTTCTGGAAGCGAAAACCGAGGTTGATAATTTGTACGCATCCGGAAGGATGTTTTTGCTGACGCTGGGGGCTATTGCCCTGGCGTTGAGCGCTCTGCTGGCATGGCTGCTGTCGCGTAGTATCACGCGCCCGCTGGAATATGCGGTTGAAGTCGCGCGTACGGTTGCCGGGGGCGATTTGCGCAACAGGATTGAAGTCAATTCGAGCGACGAAACCGGCCAATTGCTGCAGGCGCTGCGAGACATGAACGACGGTCTGGTCAAGAGCGTGAGTGAAGTTCGCACCGGTATTGAAACCATCGCCACGGCATCGAACCAGATCGCGGCCGGCAATCTGGATTTGTCGAGCCGGACGGAAGAGCAGGCGAGTTCGCTGGAAGAGACGGCTTCATCGATGGAAGAACTGACTTCTACCGTCAAGCAGAATGCCGACAATGCACGTCAAGCCAATCAACTCGCCGTATCTGCTTCCGGCGTGGCGGAAAAAGGTGGCGTCGTTGTATCGCAAGTGGTCGATACGATGGAAGACATTAATTCATCGGCCAAGAAAATCGTGGATATCATTGGCGTGATTGACGGCATCGCATTCCAGACCAATATTCTGGCGCTGAATGCGGCAGTGGAAGCGGCGCGAGCCGGCGAGCAAGGGCGCGGCTTTGCTGTGGTGGCAAGTGAAGTGCGCAACCTGGCGCAACGTTCGGCTGCTGCAGCGAAGGAAATCAAGACCTTGATCGGGGATTCGGTCGATAAAGTGGACATCGGCAGCAAGCTGGTGGCAGAAGCCGGCGTTACGATGGAAGAAGTTGTCAACAGCGTCAAGCGTGTCACCGACATCATGTCCGAGATCATGGCAGCCAGCCAGGAACAAAGTGCCGGCATCGAGCAAGTGAATCAAGCCATCGGCCAGATGGATCAGGTTACGCAACAGAATGCCGCACTGGTGGAAGAAGCGGCAGCGGCAGCCGAGTCGCTCAACGAGCAAGCCGGCAAACTGGCGGAAGCGGTCAGTGTGTTCAAACTGGATGGCGTAGCCGCATCGACGCCAGCCACGAAGACGGTGCGCAAGATTGCTGCGGCGGCATCGCATCATGCACCAGCCAAACGCGCGATTGCAGCCCCTACACCTGTAAGCCCGAAGGCTGCAACAGGTGGCGACGAGTGGGAAGAATTCTGA
- a CDS encoding putative secretion protein HlyD (Evidence 3 : Function proposed based on presence of conserved amino acid motif, structural feature or limited homology; Product type pt : putative transporter), giving the protein MSFKKQLIPIAIVLIAVVAAAYAWFTLRDTGPGAGFISGNGRIEATEVDVSTKLGGRVLDILVKEGDFVSAGQPLAHMQIDTLTAMVDEARARQQQAVAAIASAEALVAMRQSDKQAAQALVVQRQSELDAAQRRLTRSQTLAQEGASSQQELDDDRARERSVQAALVAASAQVEAAQSAISAAQTQVAGARATAVAAEASVARIQADINDSVLTAPRSGRVQYRIAEAGEVIGAGGKVLNLVDLSDVYMTFFVPETIVGKLALDSEVHIVLDAAPQYVIPARLSFVASTAQFTPKTVETASERQKLMFRVRAQIDRALLEKHVKLVKTGLPGVAWLKLDPKSAWPPALAVKLPE; this is encoded by the coding sequence ATGTCTTTCAAAAAACAGCTGATCCCGATCGCCATCGTGCTTATTGCCGTAGTCGCAGCCGCTTATGCCTGGTTCACCTTGCGCGACACCGGTCCCGGTGCCGGCTTCATCAGCGGCAATGGCCGCATCGAGGCAACTGAAGTGGATGTGTCAACCAAACTCGGCGGGCGCGTGCTGGACATCCTGGTCAAGGAAGGTGACTTTGTCAGCGCCGGTCAGCCTCTGGCGCACATGCAGATAGACACCCTTACCGCCATGGTTGACGAAGCGCGCGCAAGGCAGCAGCAGGCGGTGGCTGCGATTGCCAGTGCTGAGGCGCTGGTGGCGATGCGCCAGAGCGACAAGCAGGCAGCGCAGGCATTGGTGGTGCAGCGCCAGAGCGAACTCGATGCAGCCCAGCGCCGCCTGACGCGCTCGCAGACGCTGGCGCAGGAAGGCGCTTCGTCGCAGCAGGAACTCGACGATGACCGGGCCCGCGAGCGCAGCGTGCAGGCGGCGCTGGTGGCTGCCAGCGCGCAGGTTGAGGCTGCGCAATCCGCGATCAGCGCCGCGCAGACCCAGGTGGCGGGAGCGCGTGCCACGGCGGTTGCGGCAGAAGCGTCGGTGGCGCGCATACAGGCGGACATCAATGACAGTGTATTGACGGCACCGCGCAGCGGTCGCGTGCAATACCGGATTGCGGAAGCAGGTGAAGTGATAGGCGCTGGCGGCAAGGTGTTGAACCTGGTGGATTTGTCGGATGTTTACATGACCTTCTTCGTGCCGGAAACCATCGTCGGCAAGCTGGCGCTGGACAGCGAAGTCCATATCGTGCTCGACGCCGCGCCGCAGTATGTGATTCCGGCCAGGCTGTCTTTTGTGGCCAGCACTGCACAATTCACGCCGAAGACGGTGGAAACCGCCAGCGAGCGACAAAAGCTGATGTTCCGTGTCAGGGCGCAGATAGACCGCGCGCTACTGGAAAAACATGTAAAGCTGGTCAAGACCGGTTTGCCTGGCGTGGCCTGGCTCAAGCTCGACCCCAAGTCGGCATGGCCGCCCGCGCTGGCCGTCAAGTTGCCGGAGTAA
- the cheW3 gene encoding Chemotaxis protein CheW (Evidence 2a : Function of homologous gene experimentally demonstrated in an other organism; PubMedId : 91126073, 91296802, 91317710, 2002011, 3510184; Product type r : regulator) — protein MQNKQPPLGETEVLAFTLGSEEYGIDILKVQEIRGYDAVTQIANAPEFIKGVINLRGIIVPIVDMRIMFKLGVPRYDQFTVVIILNIGNRVVGMVVDSVSDVITLNNEQIKPAPEMGTAMDTDYLIGLGTIEERMLILVDIDKLMSSSEMGLIEEIAA, from the coding sequence ATGCAAAATAAGCAACCTCCCCTTGGGGAAACCGAGGTATTGGCATTTACGCTAGGTAGTGAAGAGTACGGTATCGATATTCTGAAAGTGCAGGAAATTCGTGGCTACGATGCAGTCACGCAAATTGCGAATGCACCTGAATTCATCAAAGGCGTCATTAATCTGCGCGGCATTATTGTTCCCATTGTTGATATGCGCATCATGTTCAAACTTGGTGTGCCGAGGTATGACCAGTTCACGGTAGTCATTATTCTTAATATTGGTAATCGTGTCGTTGGCATGGTGGTCGACAGCGTTTCCGATGTCATTACGCTCAATAACGAACAGATCAAGCCTGCGCCGGAAATGGGGACGGCGATGGATACGGATTATTTGATCGGACTGGGAACGATCGAAGAACGCATGCTGATTCTGGTTGATATTGACAAGCTGATGTCATCCTCCGAAATGGGGCTGATAGAAGAAATTGCGGCCTGA
- the gph gene encoding Phosphoglycolate phosphatase (PGPase) (PGP) (Evidence 2a : Function of homologous gene experimentally demonstrated in an other organism; PubMedId : 13129953; Product type e : enzyme) yields the protein MKLPTPLAILFDLDGTLADTAPDLAEAVNQLRVTRGLAPADYALLRPVASAGARGLIGVAFGITPQDAEYAELRDNFLRNYAAAIAVNSRLFEGVSELLSNLQEKNIAWGIVTNKAAQLTDQLVPQIGLHHAACVISGDTTAHPKPHPAPLFEAAKRIGVQPEHCWYVGDDLRDIQAGQAAGMTTIAAAWGYCGEVAPATWNADALVESPQQLFDLLDRLP from the coding sequence ATGAAATTACCCACCCCTTTAGCTATTCTGTTCGATCTCGACGGCACGCTTGCCGATACCGCACCTGATTTGGCGGAGGCAGTCAATCAATTGCGCGTTACACGCGGCCTCGCACCTGCCGACTACGCATTATTGCGCCCCGTCGCATCTGCCGGTGCACGCGGCTTGATCGGTGTTGCCTTCGGCATCACACCACAAGATGCAGAATATGCGGAACTGCGCGACAATTTTTTGCGCAACTACGCAGCGGCAATCGCAGTCAATAGCCGTTTGTTTGAAGGCGTCTCTGAATTGTTATCGAACTTGCAGGAAAAAAACATCGCCTGGGGCATTGTCACGAACAAGGCGGCACAGTTGACCGATCAACTGGTGCCACAGATCGGCCTGCATCATGCGGCCTGCGTCATTTCCGGCGATACCACCGCACACCCGAAACCGCACCCGGCTCCATTATTCGAGGCCGCCAAACGCATAGGCGTTCAGCCGGAACATTGCTGGTATGTCGGCGACGATCTGCGCGACATTCAGGCGGGCCAGGCTGCCGGCATGACAACCATCGCGGCTGCATGGGGCTATTGTGGTGAAGTTGCTCCCGCCACGTGGAATGCCGATGCGCTGGTCGAATCGCCGCAACAGCTATTCGATCTTCTCGACCGGCTACCCTGA
- the rbbA gene encoding ABC transporter, putative monosaccharide-transporting ATPase (Evidence 2b : Function of strongly homologous gene; PubMedId : 16495476; Product type t : transporter), producing MPDMALPVIRLADIGLRYGKTVALADISLDIPAQCMVGLIGPDGVGKSSLLALAAGARKMQQGSADVLGGDMRRKRHRDAVCPRIAYMPQGLGKNLYPTLSVEENLQFFARLFGHDAAERRRRIDSLTRSTGLFPFLTRPVGKLSGGMKQKLGLCCALIHDPDLLILDEPTTGVDPLARAQFWSLIAGIRQQRPQISVIVATAYMDEAQGFDWLVAMDGGRVLATGAPQELLAQTGSADLEAAFIALLPEEKKRGHQAVEIQPLALGADAEVAIEARDLTMRFGDFTAVDHVNFRIRRGEIFGFIGSNGCGKTTTMKVLTGLLAASEGRAWLFGHEVDPHDIATRRRVGYMSQSFSLYSELSVMQNLVLHARLFNVPEAEVAARAQQMLTRFGLEEEIDALPNKLPLGMRQRLSLAVAMVHGPELLILDEPTSGVDPVARDNFWRLLIELSRRDRVTIFISTHFMNEAERCDRISLMHAGKVLVSDTPAQLVAQRQVDTLEQAFIAYLEDATGVVPAAKDETDIAAQSGTATGRAKARPEGRVEDAAAPHAAARPQRSFSIGRALSYMWRETLELRRDPVRATLALLGTTLLMFIIGYGMNMDVDNLTYAVLDQDQTTVSQNYTLNLAGSRYFIEKPPVRNHAELDRRMRNGELSLVIEIPSGFARDLKRGHGAQVAAWVDGAMPARAETVRGYVQAMHALWLVDMAQYRLGVALPVASQMETRFRYNPDVRSLMAMVPAVIPMLLMMIPSMLTALSVVREKELGSIINLYVTPVTRIEFLLGKQLPYIALAMFNFLILTLLSVTVFGVPLKGDFITLAVAALLCVISSTGMGLLASTFTKSQISAMFVTMIGTILPCVQFAGLLNPVSSLEGVGAFIGSIYPATHFLTISRGVFSKALDSSSLMSSFWPLLIAAPVIVGAAILLLRKQES from the coding sequence ATGCCTGATATGGCGCTTCCGGTAATCCGACTGGCCGACATCGGTCTGCGCTATGGCAAGACAGTAGCGCTGGCCGACATCAGCCTGGATATCCCGGCGCAATGCATGGTGGGCCTGATAGGGCCGGATGGTGTCGGCAAGTCCAGCTTGCTGGCGCTGGCGGCTGGCGCACGCAAAATGCAGCAGGGCAGCGCCGACGTATTGGGCGGCGACATGCGCCGCAAGCGGCATCGGGATGCCGTGTGTCCACGGATTGCCTACATGCCGCAGGGTCTGGGCAAGAATCTGTATCCGACCCTGTCGGTCGAGGAAAACCTGCAATTTTTTGCGCGCCTGTTCGGCCACGATGCTGCTGAGCGTCGTCGTCGCATCGATAGTCTGACGCGCAGCACCGGCCTGTTTCCATTCCTCACGCGCCCGGTCGGCAAGCTGTCCGGCGGCATGAAACAGAAGCTGGGTTTGTGCTGCGCATTGATCCACGATCCGGACTTGCTGATACTCGATGAGCCGACCACCGGCGTCGATCCGCTGGCACGGGCCCAGTTCTGGAGCTTGATCGCCGGCATACGCCAGCAGCGTCCGCAGATCAGTGTGATCGTGGCGACCGCTTACATGGATGAGGCGCAAGGTTTCGACTGGCTGGTGGCGATGGATGGCGGGCGGGTGCTGGCGACCGGCGCACCGCAGGAATTGCTGGCGCAGACCGGCAGCGCCGATCTGGAAGCGGCATTCATCGCGCTATTGCCGGAAGAAAAAAAGCGCGGCCATCAGGCAGTCGAAATCCAGCCGCTGGCATTGGGCGCGGATGCCGAAGTGGCCATCGAGGCACGTGACTTGACGATGCGCTTCGGCGATTTCACTGCAGTTGATCACGTCAACTTTCGTATCCGGCGCGGCGAGATATTCGGCTTTATCGGCTCCAACGGTTGTGGCAAGACGACCACGATGAAAGTGCTGACGGGCTTGCTGGCGGCGAGCGAGGGGCGGGCCTGGCTGTTCGGGCATGAAGTCGATCCGCATGACATCGCGACACGGCGTCGCGTTGGCTACATGTCGCAATCGTTTTCACTGTATTCCGAGCTCAGCGTCATGCAAAACCTGGTGCTGCATGCGCGCCTGTTCAATGTGCCGGAAGCCGAGGTTGCGGCGCGGGCGCAGCAGATGCTGACGCGTTTCGGGCTCGAGGAAGAAATCGATGCATTGCCGAACAAGCTGCCGCTGGGCATGCGCCAGCGCTTGTCGCTGGCAGTGGCGATGGTGCATGGGCCGGAGTTGCTGATTCTTGATGAACCGACCTCGGGCGTCGACCCGGTGGCACGCGATAATTTCTGGCGCCTGTTGATCGAGTTGTCGCGCCGCGACCGGGTAACGATCTTCATTTCCACCCACTTCATGAATGAAGCCGAGCGCTGCGACCGGATTTCGCTCATGCATGCGGGCAAGGTGCTGGTCAGCGATACGCCGGCACAACTGGTCGCGCAGCGCCAGGTCGATACCCTGGAGCAGGCTTTCATCGCCTATCTGGAAGATGCGACCGGCGTAGTGCCTGCGGCAAAAGATGAAACGGATATTGCGGCGCAAAGCGGCACGGCAACAGGCAGAGCAAAAGCCCGTCCGGAAGGCAGGGTAGAAGACGCTGCAGCACCTCATGCTGCAGCCCGCCCGCAGCGCAGTTTCAGCATAGGCCGCGCCCTCAGCTACATGTGGCGCGAGACGCTGGAACTCAGGCGAGATCCGGTGCGTGCGACGCTGGCGCTACTTGGCACGACACTGCTGATGTTCATCATCGGCTATGGCATGAACATGGATGTCGATAACCTGACGTATGCGGTGCTGGATCAGGATCAAACTACGGTGAGCCAGAATTACACGCTCAATCTCGCCGGCTCGCGCTATTTCATCGAAAAGCCGCCGGTCCGCAACCATGCAGAGCTGGACCGGCGCATGCGCAATGGCGAACTGTCGCTGGTCATAGAAATTCCATCCGGTTTTGCGCGCGACTTGAAGCGCGGCCATGGAGCGCAGGTCGCCGCCTGGGTCGATGGCGCGATGCCGGCGCGCGCGGAAACCGTACGCGGTTATGTGCAGGCGATGCATGCGCTATGGCTGGTCGACATGGCGCAATACCGGCTCGGCGTGGCGCTGCCGGTGGCAAGCCAGATGGAAACCCGTTTTCGCTACAATCCCGATGTGAGAAGCCTGATGGCGATGGTGCCGGCCGTGATCCCGATGCTGCTAATGATGATCCCGTCGATGCTGACGGCGCTGTCGGTCGTGCGCGAAAAGGAGCTGGGCTCCATCATCAACCTGTATGTCACGCCGGTCACACGCATCGAGTTCCTGCTGGGTAAACAGCTGCCTTACATCGCACTGGCGATGTTCAATTTTTTGATCCTGACGCTGCTGTCGGTTACCGTCTTTGGCGTGCCGCTGAAGGGGGATTTCATTACGCTGGCGGTGGCTGCATTGTTGTGCGTGATTTCTTCCACCGGCATGGGCTTGCTGGCTTCGACCTTTACGAAGAGCCAGATTTCAGCGATGTTCGTCACGATGATAGGAACGATACTGCCCTGCGTGCAGTTTGCCGGCTTGCTTAACCCGGTATCTTCGCTGGAAGGCGTGGGGGCCTTTATCGGCAGCATCTATCCCGCCACGCATTTCCTGACCATCAGCCGCGGCGTGTTCAGCAAGGCGCTGGACTCCAGCAGCCTGATGTCTTCATTCTGGCCACTGCTGATTGCGGCGCCGGTGATCGTCGGCGCGGCCATCCTGCTGCTCAGGAAGCAGGAGTCCTGA
- a CDS encoding Conserved hypothetical protein; putative membrane protein (Evidence 4 : Homologs of previously reported genes of unknown function), whose translation MQLRDKWNSLISLLKTELRQLAKINSSDRLWQMPFATALSSGLPLLIGAYFNHLEFGLVSSLGGMVFLYLPSTPLHHRMVFLMACAFSMSACYAFGVMAHFFPVLLVPILTFTTVLVTMLCRFYGLGPPGSLFFIMAAAIGAYSPVEFMDLPRQVGLLTLGCLLACLIAFFYSIYVLLLRPAEPIPALPPPTFDFIVFDSLIIGTFVGISLALAQALQLEKAYWVPVSCLAVIQGHTLRAVWNKQLQRIVGTSIGLLVAWGLLLLPLEKWSISLIMMMLAFIIEMAIVRHYGFAAIFITPLTILLAEAATLGNGSPSLLIQARFFDTLLGCLAGFIGAICIHSPRFRDIVGRPIRRLVPARFLH comes from the coding sequence ATGCAATTGCGAGATAAATGGAACAGCTTGATCTCTCTGCTGAAAACGGAGCTGCGTCAGCTGGCAAAGATCAATTCCAGTGATCGCCTCTGGCAAATGCCGTTCGCAACCGCGCTTTCTTCCGGTCTACCCTTGCTGATCGGCGCCTATTTCAATCATCTGGAATTCGGTCTGGTTTCCTCGCTGGGCGGCATGGTGTTTTTGTACCTGCCGAGCACCCCGCTGCATCACCGCATGGTATTCCTCATGGCCTGCGCATTTTCCATGTCGGCCTGCTATGCGTTCGGCGTCATGGCGCATTTTTTCCCGGTGTTGCTGGTACCGATACTCACTTTCACTACGGTGCTGGTGACTATGCTCTGCCGTTTCTACGGTTTGGGGCCCCCAGGCAGCCTGTTTTTCATCATGGCGGCAGCGATAGGTGCGTACTCGCCAGTCGAATTCATGGATCTCCCGCGGCAAGTAGGGCTGCTGACACTGGGATGCCTGCTGGCCTGCCTGATCGCATTTTTCTACAGTATCTACGTCTTGCTCCTGCGCCCGGCTGAACCAATACCTGCGCTGCCGCCGCCGACTTTTGATTTCATCGTTTTCGACTCATTGATCATAGGTACCTTCGTCGGTATATCGCTGGCACTGGCGCAGGCCCTGCAACTGGAGAAGGCGTACTGGGTGCCTGTCAGCTGTCTCGCAGTCATACAGGGGCACACGCTGCGCGCGGTATGGAACAAGCAATTGCAGCGCATCGTCGGCACCAGCATCGGACTGCTGGTCGCCTGGGGCCTGCTTTTGCTGCCGCTGGAAAAATGGAGCATCTCGCTGATCATGATGATGCTGGCCTTCATCATTGAAATGGCGATCGTCCGGCATTACGGCTTTGCGGCAATTTTCATCACGCCGTTGACGATATTACTGGCCGAGGCCGCAACGTTGGGTAACGGATCACCCTCGCTATTGATTCAGGCGCGCTTCTTCGACACCTTGCTCGGGTGTCTGGCCGGCTTCATCGGCGCAATCTGCATTCACAGTCCGCGCTTTCGCGATATCGTTGGTCGCCCAATACGCCGCCTGGTCCCTGCCCGCTTTTTACACTGA